In Nymphaea colorata isolate Beijing-Zhang1983 chromosome 3, ASM883128v2, whole genome shotgun sequence, a genomic segment contains:
- the LOC116249622 gene encoding peroxidase P7-like, translating into MASSSSLVLILATALLLATSFAQLTPDFYSESCPGVFSAVRSQIGIALEKEKRMGASLVRMFFHDCFVNGCDGSVLLDDTPTFIGEKRAGPNMNSVRGFEVIDAIKAAVEEVCPGVVSCADIIAIAARDSVVELGGPNWDVKLGRRDAMTASQALANTSIPAPTSNLTKLISSFAVQGLSVQDMVVLSGAHTIGQARCTTFRNHIYSESNIDGFFAGTRQAYCPPSNGTGDNNLAPLDIETPNFFDNSYYKDLIAKRGLLHSDQELFNGGSTDSQVSEYSENSDAFYADFVAAMIKMGDIKPLTGYDGEVRKNCRVVN; encoded by the exons ATGGCTTCCTCCTCTTCACTTGTGCTTATCCTTGCCACAGCTCTTCTGCTTGCAACCTCCTTTGCTCAGCTCACCCCTGACTTCTATTCCGAGTCTTGCCCCGGCGTCTTCTCCGCCGTCCGGTCTCAGATTGGGATAGCtttagaaaaggagaagaggatGGGCGCATCGCTTGTTCGCATGTTCTTCCACGACTGCTTTGTCAAT GGGTGTGATGGCTCTGTTCTGCTGGATGACACACCAACCTTCATCGGGGAGAAGAGAGCAGGGCCGAATATGAACTCCGTCAGGGGATTTGAGGTGATCGATGCCATCAAAGCCGCAGTGGAGGAGGTCTGCCCTGGTGTGGTCTCCTGCGCCGACATCATAGCTATTGCAGCCAGAGACTCTGTCGTTGAG TTGGGAGGTCCAAATTGGGACGTGAAGCTTGGGAGGAGGGACGCGATGACAGCAAGCCAAGCCTTAGCAAACACCAGCATCCCAGCTCCCACCAGCAATCTTACTAAGCTCATCTCTAGCTTCGCCGTCCAGGGACTCTCCGTCCAAGATATGGTTGTACTATCAG GAGCTCACACCATTGGCCAGGCAAGGTGCACCACCTTCAGAAACCACATCTACAGTGAAAGCAACATAGATGGCTTCTTCGCCGGAACAAGGCAAGCCTACTGCCCTCCCTCTAATGGCACAGGCGACAACAACTTGGCTCCCCTTGACATAGAAACCCCAAACTTCTTCGACAACAGCTACTACAAGGACCTGATTGCCAAGAGGGGCCTCCTTCACTCTGACCAGGAGCTCTTCAATGGAGGCTCTACCGATTCTCAAGTTTCGGAGTACAGTGAAAACTCTGACGCCTTCTATGCCGACTTCGTGGCGGCCATGATCAAGATGGGAGATATCAAGCCTCTCACTGGCTACGATGGTGAAGTAAGGAAGAACTGCAGGGTGGTGAACTGA
- the LOC116251049 gene encoding uncharacterized protein LOC116251049 — protein sequence MAKRWIRPEVYPLFAAVGTAVGICGMQLIRNICINPEVRVSKENRAAGILENFAEGERYAEHSLRKFVRNRPPEIMPSINSFFTDPKGN from the exons ATGGCTAAACGATGGATAAGGCCCGAG GTGTATCCTCTCTTTGCTGCGGTGGGTACGGCTGTCGGCATCTGCGGAATGCAATTGATTCGCAACATCTGTATCAATCCTGAAGTCAG GGTTAGCAAGGAAAACAGAGCTGCAGGAATTCTTGAAAACTTTGCTGAAGGGGAAAGATATGCTGAACATAGCCTCAGGAAGTTTGTTCGCAACAGACCTCCAGAAATCATGCCATCAATAAACAGCTTCTTCACAGATCCTAAAGGAAACTAA